The following are from one region of the Chloracidobacterium sp. genome:
- a CDS encoding SLC13 family permease, with protein MSPIAITLMLLVVAIVLFATEKIPVDVVGILLVIALVMTQVLTMQEAVAGFGNDIIITIGGLFILVGGLIKTGLVDLIGRRLYRFAGNNELMLTALIMVTAAISASVLKNTTTTAMFLPVVIGLAAKAKIAPSKLLMPLAFGAILGGSCTLIGTSTNLAVSGTIQRYGYEALSMFELTPVGVMVALAGIAYMLVFGRKLLPKRGGGESLTDEYSIREYISELVVLPESKLVGKTIGESNINTELELNVIGFIREGERRVSPKAFERIHANDLLIVEGKISDILRVKEQAGLEIKPDFKLNDDELESADIELFEVMVMRDSILVGQNLKALRFRQNYDLTVLAINRHGETFIEKLSDVKLKFGDVLLVQGSRDTIEPLVVENEILLLEDVSAASMRLEKRKWAIAAFALFLTLSVSKITVGIDIPLAICVLAGVLLLLATKTVRYAEMYSLIDFRLLVLIACMMSFGMAMERTGTDQFLADLIQRYFSDYGAMPVLAGFFLLTVILTQPMSNQAAALVVLPVAIKAAIALGLNPRTFVVAVTFAASFSFITPLEPACVLVYTPGRYRFTDFVKIGAILTLIVFCVAMILVPVFWPL; from the coding sequence ATGTCACCGATCGCGATCACGCTGATGCTCCTGGTAGTAGCTATCGTGCTATTTGCCACAGAGAAGATACCCGTCGACGTAGTCGGGATCCTTCTTGTCATCGCACTCGTGATGACCCAGGTCTTAACGATGCAGGAGGCCGTTGCGGGCTTTGGCAATGACATCATCATCACCATCGGCGGGCTTTTCATACTTGTTGGCGGTTTGATCAAGACCGGCCTCGTTGATCTTATCGGGAGACGACTTTATCGTTTTGCAGGCAACAATGAGTTGATGTTGACCGCGCTGATAATGGTCACGGCGGCGATCTCGGCGTCAGTCCTGAAAAATACGACGACGACGGCGATGTTCCTTCCGGTCGTTATCGGCCTTGCCGCGAAAGCGAAGATCGCACCTTCGAAATTGCTGATGCCTCTCGCATTCGGTGCGATCCTTGGCGGCAGCTGCACCCTTATCGGCACGTCGACAAATCTTGCGGTAAGCGGAACCATCCAGCGCTATGGCTACGAAGCGTTGTCGATGTTCGAACTGACGCCCGTTGGCGTAATGGTAGCGCTGGCAGGTATTGCATACATGCTCGTTTTCGGCCGAAAGCTGCTGCCCAAACGCGGCGGTGGCGAATCATTGACCGACGAATACAGCATTCGCGAGTATATTTCCGAATTGGTCGTACTGCCGGAATCAAAACTCGTCGGTAAGACGATCGGCGAATCGAACATAAACACCGAACTCGAACTCAACGTTATCGGATTCATTCGCGAGGGAGAACGGCGCGTTTCGCCGAAGGCGTTCGAGCGGATCCACGCAAATGATCTGTTGATCGTTGAAGGAAAGATCTCGGATATCCTTCGGGTGAAGGAACAAGCCGGTCTCGAGATAAAGCCTGATTTCAAACTCAACGACGACGAACTCGAAAGCGCTGATATCGAGCTTTTCGAAGTAATGGTGATGCGCGATTCGATCCTGGTCGGCCAAAATCTCAAGGCGCTCAGGTTTCGCCAAAATTACGATCTGACAGTTTTGGCGATCAACCGTCACGGTGAGACCTTTATCGAAAAACTCTCGGACGTAAAGCTTAAGTTTGGCGACGTGCTGCTTGTTCAGGGTTCACGCGATACGATCGAACCGCTTGTCGTTGAGAACGAGATCCTGCTTCTTGAGGATGTTTCGGCGGCCAGCATGCGGCTCGAAAAGCGAAAATGGGCGATCGCCGCATTTGCCCTTTTTCTGACGTTATCGGTCTCAAAGATCACCGTAGGGATCGATATTCCCCTGGCGATCTGCGTGCTGGCTGGCGTTCTGCTTCTTCTTGCGACGAAGACCGTCCGTTATGCCGAAATGTACTCGCTGATCGATTTTCGCCTTCTTGTACTGATTGCGTGCATGATGAGCTTTGGTATGGCGATGGAAAGAACCGGGACCGACCAATTTCTCGCCGATCTGATCCAACGCTATTTCAGCGATTATGGGGCGATGCCCGTGCTTGCCGGGTTTTTTCTGCTGACCGTGATCCTGACACAGCCGATGTCAAATCAAGCCGCAGCTCTTGTCGTTCTGCCGGTCGCGATCAAAGCCGCTATCGCGCTCGGGCTCAATCCCCGAACGTTCGTCGTCGCCGTCACTTTTGCGGCGTCGTTTTCGTTCATCACGCCGCTCGAACCAGCGTGTGTACTCGTTTATACTCCCGGCCGTTATCGCTTTACCGATTTCGTCAAGATCGGTGCCATTCTAACGCTGATCGTTTTTTGTGTTGCGATGATCCTTGTCCCTGTCTTCTGGCCGCTCTAA